The following coding sequences are from one Treponema parvum window:
- a CDS encoding RluA family pseudouridine synthase, translated as MAEWKVSFFNLTVPKEFGGGQRLDQYAADNIPDMNRSKLKNGILEISVNGKQAKLSSSVRAGDVISIKWQDPVPENIAPENIPLDIIFENDQVTVINKSQGLVTHPAAGNWSGTLVNALLYHWNKDNVLNDAYSRRTGIIHRLDKDTSGVIITAKTRAAEDFIQKQFQKHLVLKEYIALVKGRPPRRGGCISTRIIRDPGDRKRFKAVIGTNEGKYAKTIYFCIACYGEYSLMRFRLKTGRTHQIRVHSKYIGCPILGDPIYNSKKEDLFPSASLMLHSRFLRLLLPGEKKYSEFYAKIPDRFKRILKVLHCKYAKEIVTT; from the coding sequence ATGGCGGAATGGAAAGTGTCGTTTTTTAATTTAACCGTACCGAAAGAATTCGGCGGCGGACAAAGACTTGACCAATACGCTGCCGACAACATACCGGACATGAACCGTTCAAAGTTAAAAAACGGTATTTTGGAAATATCGGTTAACGGAAAACAGGCAAAGCTCTCTTCGTCGGTAAGAGCGGGAGACGTCATAAGCATAAAATGGCAAGATCCCGTACCTGAAAATATCGCTCCTGAAAATATTCCCCTGGATATTATCTTTGAAAATGACCAAGTTACAGTCATAAACAAATCTCAAGGTCTTGTAACGCACCCGGCGGCTGGCAACTGGTCGGGAACGCTTGTAAACGCTCTCCTTTATCATTGGAATAAAGATAATGTTTTAAACGATGCTTATTCACGGAGAACGGGAATAATTCATCGTCTCGATAAAGACACTTCCGGCGTAATCATAACCGCAAAAACCAGGGCTGCGGAAGATTTTATTCAAAAGCAGTTTCAAAAGCATCTTGTATTAAAGGAATACATAGCCTTGGTTAAAGGCCGGCCGCCGCGCAGAGGAGGGTGCATCAGCACTCGGATAATCCGTGATCCGGGCGACAGAAAGCGTTTTAAAGCCGTAATCGGCACAAATGAGGGTAAGTATGCAAAAACGATTTATTTTTGCATAGCCTGCTACGGCGAATATTCTTTAATGCGCTTCAGGTTAAAGACCGGAAGAACTCATCAGATAAGAGTTCATTCAAAATACATAGGATGTCCAATTCTCGGAGATCCCATATACAATTCAAAAAAAGAAGATCTTTTTCCGTCCGCCTCTCTTATGCTGCATTCAAGATTTTTGAGACTTCTTTTGCCGGGCGAAAAAAAATATTCCGAATTTTATGCAAAAATCCCTGATCGTTTTAAGCGGATTTTAAAGGTTCTGCATTGTAAATATGCTAAAGAGATCGTGACGACATGA
- a CDS encoding pseudouridine synthase, producing the protein MNFKRFTQIEFLNEPSDSDPFLVLYKPSGLASAPLKEGSADNAFFEAAKRFPEILKVNGKKSCERGLLHRLDTETSGLILIAATQSAYEALQTSQASGRFVKYYRAVCKNILENPNLLGNFPPSGEIMHKLLIEKHRLEITSSFRPFGPDRKQVRPVTALSGTAALKKSGKKIYSTTVYLKKIDIKNDMAGIFYEGDSADIFDADDMRGTVATGENTSRLCFVEAEITNGFRHQVRSHLAWVGFPVAGDPLYDFTKSKTMFKFEAYKISFPHPVTGKMIVFDISDFLRK; encoded by the coding sequence ATGAATTTCAAACGCTTCACTCAAATAGAATTTTTAAACGAACCGAGCGACTCCGATCCGTTTTTGGTCTTATACAAACCTTCGGGACTTGCGTCCGCGCCTCTTAAAGAAGGAAGTGCGGACAATGCGTTTTTTGAAGCCGCAAAACGATTCCCTGAAATTCTTAAAGTAAACGGCAAAAAAAGCTGTGAAAGAGGACTTTTACACCGCCTCGATACCGAAACGTCGGGGCTTATTTTAATTGCAGCCACACAGAGCGCATACGAAGCTCTGCAAACATCTCAGGCGTCGGGGCGTTTTGTAAAGTATTATCGCGCAGTGTGTAAAAACATCCTGGAAAATCCGAATCTGCTTGGAAATTTCCCTCCTTCCGGTGAAATAATGCACAAATTATTGATCGAAAAACACAGATTGGAAATAACCAGCAGTTTCCGTCCGTTCGGACCGGATCGTAAGCAGGTGCGACCCGTCACGGCTTTGAGCGGAACGGCCGCGTTGAAAAAGAGCGGAAAGAAAATTTATTCCACTACGGTCTATTTAAAAAAAATCGACATAAAAAATGACATGGCCGGAATTTTCTATGAAGGCGATTCGGCCGACATTTTCGATGCGGACGATATGAGAGGAACGGTTGCAACAGGTGAAAATACAAGCCGCTTATGTTTTGTTGAAGCCGAGATAACAAATGGGTTCCGTCATCAAGTACGCTCGCATTTGGCATGGGTGGGATTTCCGGTCGCCGGTGATCCTTTGTACGATTTTACAAAAAGCAAAACAATGTTTAAATTTGAAGCATATAAGATTTCATTTCCGCATCCTGTAACTGGAAAAATGATTGTTTTCGATATTTCGGATTTTTTGCGCAAATAG
- a CDS encoding LacI family DNA-binding transcriptional regulator, which translates to MEKKYFGIRDIARFANVSTATVSRVINNPETTSKQIRKKVEEVIKEYNYIPNQNIKKIFSKNYNLIAIFIHDIQNPFYTLLIRYINQVCIAHKYTLLICDTEDDSNREEDYLNYCLASRCTGIILTEGVNYSLFSDKSLSLPIVTLDRKIDKLFPCVTSNNIEATKNVVDYLYNLNHKKIAFIGCKETYISVQKRKEGYIEGLKEKKLAITPSYIYERNPGLNLENGKEALRYFLTLPDPPSAIICSNDLIALGVINEAHMLNLSIPADFSVVGFDDVIETIHYPRITTVKQDIIKIVQTLFEQVTSPLPNNNEIIIDTKLIQGYTTTRARKRYSY; encoded by the coding sequence ATGGAGAAAAAATATTTCGGAATTCGTGATATTGCACGATTTGCAAATGTTTCAACGGCTACGGTATCAAGGGTCATAAATAACCCTGAGACAACATCAAAACAAATTAGAAAAAAAGTTGAAGAGGTTATAAAAGAATATAATTATATACCTAATCAAAATATAAAAAAAATCTTTTCAAAGAATTATAATCTTATTGCTATTTTCATTCACGATATACAAAACCCTTTTTATACATTACTAATTCGCTATATAAATCAGGTATGCATTGCGCATAAATATACGCTGTTGATTTGCGATACGGAAGATGATTCCAACAGAGAAGAAGATTATTTAAACTATTGCTTAGCAAGTAGATGTACGGGAATTATTCTTACAGAGGGCGTCAATTATTCTCTTTTTTCCGATAAATCGTTATCATTGCCGATTGTAACTCTTGACAGAAAAATTGACAAACTGTTTCCGTGCGTAACTTCCAATAATATTGAAGCCACAAAAAACGTTGTCGATTATTTATATAATCTTAATCATAAAAAGATAGCGTTTATCGGTTGTAAAGAAACATATATAAGTGTCCAAAAAAGAAAAGAAGGCTATATTGAAGGACTAAAAGAAAAAAAGCTTGCAATTACGCCAAGCTATATTTATGAGCGAAACCCAGGATTGAACCTGGAAAACGGAAAGGAAGCTTTACGATATTTCCTTACTTTGCCGGATCCTCCCAGTGCTATTATTTGCTCTAATGATCTCATAGCCCTCGGTGTAATCAACGAAGCTCATATGCTAAACCTCAGTATACCTGCCGATTTTTCAGTAGTCGGTTTTGATGACGTTATTGAGACTATTCATTATCCGAGAATTACAACGGTAAAACAGGATATTATAAAAATTGTCCAGACTTTATTTGAGCAAGTAACATCTCCCCTTCCTAATAATAATGAAATTATTATTGATACAAAGCTGATTCAAGGTTATACCACAACAAGAGCACGAAAAAGATATTCTTATTAA
- a CDS encoding glycyl radical protein, with protein MQSKRIEQLRKRLFDIQPEICSERCVIFTDVMKKTEGDHISLRRAKAFFEVLNKISIYVNPEELIVGNMAKRPKASPIFPEYSTEWLKNELNGVPFPLDKRPGDRFYCSDEVKKQILDSLCYWEGKSLYETLRKKLPDRINQAWDANVIDDTWVSAAGLGNIVPDYGEIIRLGLRDVIKRTEAEIERLNSQGCRDEKRLAFLQSILIGNKAVINFAHRYADECERQSKLDDISSDRKRELQNLADVCRNVPENPARNFYEAIQATFIVLVAVHLESNGHAFSLGRFDQYTYPLYKQDIDSGLLTREFALELVEAFFIKCNELNKLRSWPDSEFFLGYQMFINIAVGGSTAEGADAVNTVSELCVEACEDLKLFTPSVSVKWFDGTNDDFMLKALNAMEKHQGGQPAFYNDNCFERVLENLGIAKEDRYNWVPTGCIEASIPGKWDFAAKGPWLNVEKVLDIVLNNGTDPRTGYHFFDMEKKIEDYTSAEELFITYKKALRYFIDLQVETEKINDELHIEKDINAFRSSLIHDCIERGLDLVEGGSIYSVDGGPTAGTISAGDALAAVNDIVFMKKLITMEQLIHALRTDYADDTTVPTGADIRAMLLNKAPKFGNDNEKADKWVVAIEDFIGSTYRYECKSSKHGKGPIPCCYSYSQSPVSGNIAFGKSIGATPDGRKAGDPVNNGISPANGAEKNGITAACNSVMKLPSIWFQKGAIFNVRLAKSVLSTEANKKKLIATIKVLFKNYGEQIQFNVVDNTLLKKAMKTPDAYKDLMVRVSGYSALFVSLSKDCQMDIINRTELAL; from the coding sequence ATGCAGAGTAAAAGGATAGAACAGTTACGAAAGCGATTATTTGATATTCAACCGGAAATTTGTTCAGAACGATGTGTTATTTTTACAGATGTTATGAAAAAAACGGAAGGAGACCATATATCTTTAAGACGAGCGAAGGCTTTTTTTGAAGTTTTGAATAAAATAAGTATTTATGTCAATCCCGAAGAATTGATTGTCGGTAATATGGCTAAGCGCCCGAAAGCTTCTCCTATTTTTCCCGAATATTCTACTGAATGGTTGAAAAATGAATTAAACGGTGTTCCGTTTCCTTTGGATAAGCGTCCGGGAGACCGTTTTTATTGTAGTGATGAAGTAAAAAAACAAATACTTGATTCGCTTTGTTATTGGGAGGGCAAATCTCTTTACGAAACATTGCGCAAAAAATTACCGGATAGAATAAATCAGGCATGGGACGCAAATGTTATTGATGATACTTGGGTTTCTGCTGCCGGATTAGGCAATATAGTTCCGGATTACGGTGAAATCATCAGACTGGGGCTGCGTGATGTAATCAAAAGAACGGAAGCTGAGATAGAGCGATTAAATTCTCAAGGATGTCGTGATGAAAAACGTCTAGCCTTTTTACAATCAATCCTTATTGGTAATAAAGCTGTCATTAATTTTGCACATAGATATGCCGACGAATGCGAACGGCAATCAAAACTCGATGATATATCGTCTGATCGGAAACGTGAATTACAAAATCTTGCCGATGTTTGTAGGAATGTTCCGGAAAATCCTGCACGTAATTTTTATGAAGCTATTCAAGCGACATTTATAGTTTTAGTAGCCGTTCATCTTGAGTCAAACGGTCACGCTTTTTCCTTAGGTCGTTTTGATCAATATACCTATCCTTTATATAAACAAGATATTGATTCCGGTCTTCTCACTCGCGAATTTGCTTTGGAATTGGTAGAGGCCTTTTTTATAAAGTGTAATGAGCTGAATAAGCTGAGAAGTTGGCCGGATTCGGAATTTTTTCTCGGTTATCAAATGTTTATCAATATTGCAGTCGGCGGATCGACCGCTGAAGGAGCTGATGCGGTAAATACGGTTTCCGAATTATGTGTTGAAGCATGTGAAGATTTGAAATTGTTTACTCCTTCGGTTTCTGTTAAATGGTTTGACGGAACAAATGATGATTTTATGTTAAAAGCGTTAAATGCTATGGAAAAACATCAGGGCGGTCAACCTGCTTTTTATAACGATAATTGTTTTGAGCGTGTGTTGGAAAATCTTGGCATAGCTAAAGAGGATCGTTATAACTGGGTACCTACAGGCTGTATCGAAGCCTCTATTCCCGGCAAGTGGGATTTTGCCGCAAAAGGACCTTGGCTGAATGTAGAAAAAGTTCTGGACATTGTATTGAATAACGGTACGGATCCTAGAACCGGATATCACTTTTTCGATATGGAAAAAAAGATAGAAGACTATACAAGCGCCGAAGAGTTGTTCATAACGTATAAAAAAGCTTTACGGTATTTTATAGATCTGCAGGTTGAAACTGAAAAAATCAATGATGAACTTCATATAGAAAAAGATATAAATGCGTTCCGTTCCTCTTTGATACACGATTGTATTGAACGAGGTTTGGATTTGGTTGAAGGAGGGTCGATTTATTCTGTCGACGGAGGGCCGACGGCAGGGACCATCAGCGCCGGCGATGCATTAGCGGCAGTAAATGATATTGTCTTTATGAAAAAGTTGATCACCATGGAGCAGTTGATTCATGCGCTGCGTACGGACTATGCAGATGATACGACTGTGCCTACGGGTGCGGATATTAGAGCAATGCTCCTTAATAAAGCGCCGAAATTTGGAAATGATAATGAAAAAGCCGACAAGTGGGTTGTCGCAATAGAAGACTTTATCGGTTCAACGTATCGATATGAGTGTAAAAGTTCTAAACACGGTAAAGGTCCCATACCCTGTTGTTATTCCTATAGCCAAAGTCCCGTTTCCGGAAATATTGCTTTTGGTAAATCTATCGGAGCGACTCCTGACGGCAGAAAAGCAGGGGATCCCGTCAATAACGGTATATCGCCTGCTAACGGCGCAGAAAAAAACGGTATCACGGCTGCATGTAATTCTGTAATGAAGCTTCCCAGCATTTGGTTCCAAAAAGGAGCAATATTTAATGTCAGATTGGCGAAGTCGGTTTTGTCAACTGAAGCTAACAAGAAAAAGTTAATTGCGACGATAAAGGTTTTGTTTAAAAATTATGGAGAGCAGATTCAATTTAATGTAGTAGATAATACGCTGTTAAAAAAGGCAATGAAAACACCTGACGCTTATAAGGATTTGATGGTTCGGGTTTCGGGGTATAGCGCATTGTTCGTATCGTTATCCAAAGACTGCCAGATGGACATTATTAATAGGACGGAACTGGCCCTTTAG